Within Salarias fasciatus chromosome 15, fSalaFa1.1, whole genome shotgun sequence, the genomic segment TTCAGCTTTgcagtcagcagtcctcagtgatgagcagtgtgtttttatgctggatatctgctcacaGAGTGTTCAAccatctccatgatatgctgccTGAAGAGCGAGCGCTCCTTGGCAGGTGTCCCGGTCTGCCCTGTACTGCCGGGCTTGCCTCCACCTCGCCATGTGAGCAGGGCTCTTCCGGCCAGCGTCCCGGTGTTGAGCCGAATTACACACCGTCTGCTGGTCCTCTGCTCTGCCGGTCACGGCAGTCGACCATGGAGCTCTTTGACCAATTTGCTGTTGAGCGATTTGcagccttctctcctctccagtgtttgctctctcagggttttgattaaaatgtttttctcaaccaccgtccagttctgctggtgtttgactttcctgcttcctgtttactgcccACGTCATCACGTcgctacgtacgagggaacacAAGCACAGAACCAATAATCCGCCTGAACAATCCGCTCCACTGTCAGCAGCTGTTTATACAGTATGAGACACAAGCAGATTATCAATAGGTGTAGACGACCTTGTAAAatatctgctgctgtgacctgctcctctcctccacccagcggctgctccacctctgctgacctGCCGGCCTTAACTGTGGAGGAGGTgcgtgtggagctgaggaggctccatggacggaaagctgcagggcctgatgggatatcaccacagctgctgagggagtgtgcgtcagagttggctgtgcctctccaaaccatcttcaatcggagtcttcagactggatgtgtccctgcattgtggaagacctcatgccttgtcccagtgcccaggggggccaggcctgcagggatgagggactacagaccagtggccctaacatccgtggtaatgaagacttttgagaggctgctgctccggctgctcaaacctcaagtggagggcgctggagccccttcagTTCGCCTgtcaggacagcatgggagtggacgatgcggtcttgtttatggtccatcgggcgctctcctctctggagggagctggaggctgtgaggttgatgtttttcgacttcACAAGTGCCTTTGAgaccatccagcctcagctactgaaggggaagcttgagaggataggggtggatcctctctttgttcaCTGGATCCACAACTATCTGACTCTGAGGTAAcaatacgtccggctcggggggtgtgtatctgggaccctgatgagcaacactggtgcaccgcaggggactgtactatctccctttctcttcacactgtacactgctgactctGCTCAAAGATCTCctgcgtgtcatgtgcagaagtattcagatgacactgcagttgtggcatgtgtgaagggtagggatgaaaaagagtacagggagctcatgacgggattcaccacctggagcagggacaatggtcttattctgaacacctctaagacgaaggagatgatcattgactttggcaggaagcctctcatcaacctgtcatcatcaacggagagagtattgaggttgttcacacctacagatacttgggtgtgcaccttgaccacagactggactggtcagagcagctcggccctgtataagaaaggacagaacaggctgtttttcctgaggagacttaagtcctttgacgtgtgtggtgacatgctgtacattttctaccagtctgttgttgcaagtgctgttttctttggggttgtctgttggggtggcagtatgacaaaaagagacagcaatcggctggacagactgatcaggaagtgtgcatctgtgatggggaggaaggtggactctgctggtggagtcttggagaggaggatgagggctctaatgcagggtatcttgaggaaccccaaacatccactgcaggaCACAGTCGCAGCTCAAAAGAGTGGCCGGAGTaacaggctgctgtcactgtgctgcagaaccgagcgcttcaagaggtcgttcatcccctcagcaatcaggctgtttaacagatgtgcctgagtcGAACCGAGTACATTAGCACTATTTTATTGTacttctgttatttatttgcgcgcgaatgatttgtgtgtgctgctggacacctgaatttctccctttgggagattaataaagttttatctaccaatctatctatctatctatctatataatCCACTCCGAGTGACGcagatccactcaggtgtttatatgactcatttacaatccgcttcacctGACAATCCTATCATAAGGAGGATTTTTGGCTCATGTAAACATGTTGATGAACCAATTCATGACTTTGTCAAGAACACATCATCCTGACAGTTTCTCTAAGAACTTCTTGAAACCCttgatgctcacacacacacacacacacacacacacacacacacacacacacacacacacacacacacacacacacacacacacacacacacactgtgctccCGCTGAGCCTCAAAAAAGCACAGACAGCTGCAGCGATTTCTGCGGTGAAACGTTCCTCATTCctcattcctcattatttgccatattgaactcggccgaattatcagaaaaatcacgaggaaaatgctggtatgaggcacaaacgcGAATAAGgaataaggagcgcaaatatgaagaaaatgaaagtgaaacttaaatcgcgtgttttgtcggtgcagcatttcggccagctgggcgtttttcaggcacgcaaaataaagtacatttcccttcaacacacaatctggtttagtaaaggtaagtatgaggcaaaatttggcgtgactgaatttaggctgtcttggagataggatgaagtttgaggaagtgagcgcaacttctatttttcatctgctctgttattggtggtggtggtggtgtgtgtgtgtgtgtgtgtgtgtgtgtgtgtgtgttggggggcaatcgtggtaaagacttggtattttaagctattataaatcacatttgaagaattgtaaaattatttacggaacacacacacattttgaaaaaagggcaaactggcccatttagcgcaattccttagttatttcgaacagcatacttactttttttatGAGAGCGAGCTATtgtccagaggtgagtcggggaaggttttcgggacgaacacaatggaagtgggtggtatttttgcttccccttgtcaaactcatcaaatacacaatccaacaaccccaaaacactttggtggacacgttataatccgcacattcactacgctgtgaaatattaatgcaaaattacgagattgagttgcttttgcgaagattgctaaaacggaactacttactaaacatggcgtctgggcgtagtgatttcaaaagcaAAACTCTTTCCCAgcatttgcttcagtgtcgaaACGcgacaatattatttgttggtgttccacagcgtagtgaatgtgcggattataacgtgtccaccaaagtgttttggggttgttggattgtgtattcgATGACtttgacgaggggaacaaaaataccacccacttccattgtgtccgtcccgaaaaccttccccgactcacctctgaataaacaacagctcgccctcacaaaaaaagtaagtatgctgttcgaaatgactaagggattgcgctaaatgggccaatttgccaaaatgttgaagtatccctttaagcaTTTATCATCAGATTTCTTTCATTGTTGGTCCATATCCGTACATTTGCAAAACCAGCATAATACAAATCATCGACTGGAAGATTCTGGAAGACTCCAATGTTTTTCAGCCTAAACACAGTCTGTAGCAGATCACAGTGACATGTTGTCATCACACAGCACAGTGAGTGGATTTTGTGTGGCTGCTACTCTCCAGCTGACCTGACATTGAAAACGTTACTGGTTACTTTGTGATTTCATTTACTTTGTGCACAAACatggcatcaagtcaagaaggaagaaggaagatcctccacatgatctgcACCAACATCAacctgatcaagcagcagctggatcctgacctgagagcttccagtttacagtgaggactctccagtccagaagacagtagcttcactcctgaatcctgcaggtcgttgttactcaggtccaaatgtgtcagactggaggactgagagctgagaactgaggacagagctccacagcttctctctgacagaccacagctgctgaacctgaagaagaaccaacaatgaaaaccagatcaatgTTTGTCATGACTCAGTTCTACATATTTGTTCATAAGccacgtacagagctttgttggaggctttgaccactggaagcagcttcagaagagcctcctctgaaacagagtacttcttcaggtcaaactccttcagatcttcttctgatgacagtaagatgaagacgagagctgaccactgagcaggagacagtttgTCTGTGGAGAGACGTCCTGATCTCAGAaactgttggatctcctccaccagagaaccatcattcagttcattcagacagtggaacagattgatgcttctctctgcagacagactctcactcagcttcttcttgatgtacttcactgtttcctgattggtctgtgagctacttcctgtctgtgtcaacAGACCTTGAAGGAGACTCTGGTTGGTctgcagtgaaagacccaggaggaagcggaggaacaagtccaggtgtccatttggactcttcaaggcctcgtccactgctctctgatggagatggtggagattAGGTTTCTGCATCCAAATATTTGACCACCAGGAGGTTTGCTGTtgttcttccagcaggttgattccagacttgatgaaggtctgatggacatgaagagcagccagaaactcctgaaggctcagatggatgaagcagaacaccttgtcctggtacaggccgctctcctctctaaagatctgggtcaacattcctgagtacactgaggctgctctgagatcgatgccacactctgtcaggtcgggttcatagaagatcaggtttcctttctgcatctcctcaaaagccagttttcccagagactctatcatctccctgctctctggactccagtgtggatctgtggcagctcctccatcatacttgaccttcttgactttggcctggaccaccaggtggtggatgtacatctgagtcagggtcttgggcagctctcctccctctctgctcttcaacaccttctccagaactgtagcagtgatccagcagaagaccgggatgtggcacatgatgtggaggcttcgggaggtcttgatgtgggagatgatcctgctggcctgctcctcctctctgaacctcctcctgaagtactcctccttctgggggtcagtgaaccctcggacctctgtcaccctgtccacacagtcagcagggatctgattggctgctgcaggtcgtgtggtgatccagaggtgAGCAGAgcgaagcagtttccccctgatgaggtttgtcagcagaacatccactgagctGGACTCTGTAACAtcagtcaggaactcagtgttctggaagtccagagggagtcgacactcatccagaccgtccaagatgaagaccacctggaagtcttcaaagctgcagattcctgcttctttggtttcagtgaagaagtgatgaacaagtcccaccaagctgaacttcttctccttcagcacattcagctctctgaaggtgaatggaaatgtgaagtggatgtcctggttgtctttgtcttcagcccagtccagagtgaacttctgagtcaggactgttttcccaatgccagccactccctttgtcagcactgttctgattggttgagatctaCCAGgtgaggctttgaagatgtctcctggtctgatgctggtttctgctctgtctgctgtcctggatgctgtttcaatctgtctgacctcatgttcctcattgacctctgcagtccctccctctgtgatgtggagctctgtgtagatctggttcaggaaggtggactctcctgctttagagactccctcaaacacagactggaacctcttcttcaggccacatttcagcttctgttggcagactccagcagaaattcctgaaaataaaacaaataaagagtTTGGGTGTGTTTGACATTGAATGTGAAGATTCAAGTGTGTTGTTCATATTTCTCCTACATCAGATCCATCCAGCTCGTCAGTAGAGACCAACCAGGCTCTGATCTGATGGAGATGGTTGCATGACAGTAAGAGCAGAGTTCAGAAAGAGACATGAGACCATTGTTGTCTCCATATTTAATGATTGGGGATGTGGACTTGTGGGAGTTGGCTccccttcctgtttcctgtgctcCCTGTACGGGTTGTTATCAGCTGCTTTGAGTGgagctcttcagctctcagcttcAGGGCTCATTCAGAGTCAGAACCTGACTTGACCAGTTCTTTGTTTCCATGAGCACCTGTACAGCATGCATGTAAGATGGACGAAATAcgctttcactcaccaaagctgaggGCTCACTTTAAAGGAAAGGTGGCACAGCAGATCTTCTTTTGGATACACTTTTCAATGACATCAGCTCATTTTGATTTCCAATTGTTTGCCATAGCAGCACTGATGTGTGATGGCTCCCTCAATCCATCAGTCACTAATCAGTACCTGTCTACATTGGCAGAAGTCAATCAGCTCTCAATTTGAAAATGACGTAGTGGTCGGTCTCAAAACTGATCTGACAGAATACTTGACTACAAAAAGATTTGAGAGCTGCAACCCTATactgcttcacatgtcaatctgggatttcactcggcaaatccgttcggggaaggagggacttgctgtagaactctttgtgttcattggatggaaggacacagtgcaccTGCCtcaccatgtttggtttcagccaatcaccgcaaagaaaaaaaattacgtCGACAGCATGCACCCGGCAAGTGAATATCAACAATCACGCCCACATTGGATAGAAAGTGAGATTCGTGACAAGATGTCGAGTGATTGTTGCGCTagtcatgctaatattattagcagtccgtcgcttcctgcttTCGTCAAaccttcatgtcccgccctaaacgacgcgtgattgaTCCGAAGAAAAAAATCCGAGCCCAAGCACATGAGCgcgagcggtacaagatggattctcgtggtgtgtgagaacaaaaaCCACGACAATTCAGCTTGCCTGCAAGgttactgtttcacagtttctgtctGACCTGGAAATGAACTCTGATCTTTAGTGTAgactctgtctctgctctccagTCACTCTTctacctgaaaacatttctctgtttcgtctccatcctgtgaaatgagatcaaatcctcttactgctccacagacgctcagccagctcctcctgcttcatcctcctcaggaagtccagtgtgatcctcactaatgactctctgctgctcctctgctcttcatcctcgtcctctctctcactctctgagcatgctgggtaatctggactcaggagcttcttcatcttcttcagctcctccttcatgaaaatcaccatgttgtcctccagcagctggaacagagaaacatctggagttagacagatggagatgtgagtgtaaatccaggatggacaacatgtgaagcagagtcagacttcatgtggatctccagcagaaacagcttcagcatcagtgaaggctggaagctggatgaaggttggactgtttcactttggacctgaatggatctaagaagctgagagtctgcttcatgtttcagctggaagtcaccacaacttcttctgtctcactgatgtgacagtaaagtgttgaatggagacttgttctcaccataaagatgaagtccagatgtgtttgatgctgaggggcggagcctccacggagaacctgggagctctgctggctgacgctgcagaaacatgttgactttgttcaagctgctgttctgatgatgaatcctgacacaaacactgatcctcacccctcatcagcaggtccaggtcctgatttaaatgaaatgggTTGCACCCTGGATccgtcactcttcagggacacacagctggatggaaactcagggtcagagctgaaaacaaacacaacatcaggaatagactgagtggaaaaatggGAGGAAGATTGGAGGATGAAGGTAAGAATTGAGAGTTTCAGACTGATGATTCTCTGACTGAGAACTATTGAACTGTTAGAAGCTTTTGCGGGATTTTGGTTTCAATAACATAATTTCATCAGTAAAGACATGTTATTCAGAAAACAATaggaaataaaactcactgtcCTCTGAAATTTATTACTTCACCCttggaccagtcactcttcagggacacacagctgggttcAACTTCAGGCTCTGACCTGATAGAACATACAAAGATATtagaaacatacacacacacacacacacacacacacacacacacacacacacacacacacacacacacacacacacacacacacacagtcttgtatttctatccttgtggggaccgtccattgactcccattcatgtctagcccctaaccctgacccttaccctaaccctaacccacaccacaacaaagcctaaccctaaagaaatgttttagcacttttacttttttcagtaacaacaacatggtcaagaaaacactgtttctcctaatTTGGACCGGataaaggtccccacaaggcacgtcgttccacgttttgctatccttgtggggacatttggccccgacaaggatagaaatacaagaacacacacacacacacacacacacacacacacacacacacacacacagtaaaatgaTGTGAAGAACTGTGGTGGACAGTTAAAGATGGAGGTCTCACCTCTGAGCTGTGGtctggttctcatgttctccacacagagtcCTGTTACAGGgagggactccctcctctctgtcctcacactgatccatggcagaacacacacctacacatgcacacacaattAAACATGACCATTTTGATGACCTGTCTGATTCTGATCTTCAAACTACCGCTGAATGATATTTCTGAAGGAGACCTGATTCCTGTTCCCAAAAGAAAGTCTCCCAAAAATgtggtgaaaacacatttgtgtgtgtgtgtgtgtgtgtgtgtgttccgaaACCCTTCAGGATCAGCCTCACAGCAAactgacagactcagactcttTGTCCTTCTCAGTTCGTCTCCACAGAAAGAGGCTCTGTTCAGCTTAAACTGGTCCAATCAGGACAGAGCGGGCTGAACCAAAACCTCAAGGGGTTTTAGAAACACATTATACATTCCTccagatgctaatgctagcacgGCTCTTAGCCATGTGGACAACGCTCTCATTCTGAAACAGAACAACCAGCCAGATTCAGTGCATGTGATCATGGGAGACTTTAACCAAGTTGATTTCATGCTAGTGCTTCACGTCTTCCCCCAGCACATGAAATGTGTCACCAGGGGAGCTGACACCCTGGATAAAGCCTCCTTCAACATTAAGCATGGTTCCAGGGGCCCCAGCTTCAGATTTCACTGAGCTTTGTTCACAGTGACAATAAGTGAATTCTGAATCTGATGCCAAACTTCACtccaacacaaactctgaatgTCCACAAGCCTCCAACTCCTGATTCCACCAGAAAATCATCAAGCAGATGAATATTTAGTCCATTTCTACACAAGGTGTGTGTTCAAAGGTCTCAGTACAGAGAGGAGTGTCACCaactcacactgtgtgtgtgtccctgcatGTGTGTCACCACTTATGTACATTGAAGAATGACAtcaacatgagccaatcagagtgaaggagggatgaggccccgcccacttcacAAGTCAAAACTGTGaatacttcatttgtttttgtttttttcagccaaatcaaaaaagcaaagaaaggaGTTAAATGTCGGTTTAAAACTTTCTCCAACACCTGAATAagaagaaagcagctgtcagtggtggtgtgaatgaaagagaaaaaaagaagttgaaAAGTCTTTTTGTCCATTCTGGAAGCTTCTaaagagctgacagattctcacctgaactctcttcacatcttcttcagactcttttCCATGTGTGAGGAAActtgaggagagaagaagctgctctgtgtccGTCTCAGTCCGTCTCTCAGATCTGATGAAGACAAAGTGTTTTAACCTCTGACACACCCAGAGGAGGAAATTCTTGAGTTTAAAACCTGTTTGAAACCTGTTTGATGACACGAATCAGGACTTTAAAGTGAACATGGAGTTTTAATATAAACTCTGATAATTTATTTGGTGTCAGACGTTTTCTCTTTTAACAGCCAGTGTTGAGCAGGTTATGTCCAAAATATATAACTTCCTCTGATTTGAAAGCAATTAGTTGCATTCAAATATTACTGTCTGAATTATGTAACACCACTGCATACCGGGTTACTTTcaccaaataaacacaaataaattgCTGAAATGTAGTTTATTGAATCTGATTAAACATTAAGTGGAGGGTGGTGGAGCTTGACTGTGTCGACCTCTGAGAATATTGATTTACTGATCTGTACAATCCACTCTGAGTTGCTGTCACCAGCATTCTGCAAACAATCAGCTGATTATCTAACAACAGGAGCTGACAACAACAAACTATTGTCAAGTTCAGTTTATTCTCTCGGTTTATAACATTTAAACAAGACTGCTCAGTCTGTGACTgtcagaacagaaaaaaatagcaCATTGAAAAGAGCAGTTTTTCTCCAGACTTAACAAAGTAACATTCAAACCTTACTGTAAACTGTAAACTTTATCAGATTcaacttcatcttctcaaaacagaaaatgacttttaacCCAAAACTTTACACAATGACACAAGACTCAGAGACAAAACATTCTTCAGGTGTTCTCAACACTCAAACACAgactgctgtgtgtttatggCATCCActaaaataaagtttatatttGGCCCATTCAGCATTTTAACTTCCAGCTAAGCCATTCTCAGTGTCGAGTCCAGAGAATTTTAGTTCCGACTTTGCTTTCTGACTCTGGGCTCTAACTTCGTAGACTccgccgaatccgcccgctgtcagcggagcgcaagtGCGCCAAAGTCAACAGGgtgtgtccagaaaattgtcctaatttcgtgaaccaggcgcagtcacgcctccatcccgcccaccggtgcaggtggcgcaagagggaggagagaaagtgggtttaacccagctgagcataatttgaccaatcaaatgaacacctctccttttttttcaaatgcactgcagcgaagGACGCTGCTATatttacatgatgaaatacattttatttcctggcctcaatactaaaccatagtggagcaacaatgtatatgactgtattttgaaataaataatctcttgtagagcttggggagccagacaaatgaaataaaaatgcagacaccctgcatttagaggctacataaagactttgtagggaaagggaaaatctgtttttatttgtgtgcatcataactcttaaagatacatttgggaaagcacaaagaattacaggtgccaatcactcagcgcagctgcacagcggagctgggtgagtttaggactgctggttctgctgtcatccagatcaatgtcctctgaaatgattccctataattcctatcacacacatggcattccggccatcccagacgaaggataatcaattatgagagaatggtggcgacatctgctatctgctccgtcctccgttctgcttcacgtgttgccagcattcttacccccctccaaaggccgctatggtcagccagactgtcatacatatgcagtgtttttgcgcaggagcacaccaacaggttgcttttctggaatctaatgtattagaaattaagataaagaaacaaaatattaagtcaagaggatcagtaaaacttttaatgcctcatatctgctctattaatgcctcaaatcaggttttaaaa encodes:
- the LOC115402257 gene encoding NLR family CARD domain-containing protein 3-like; its protein translation is MFYQDNMVIFMKEELKKMKKLLSPDYPACSESEREDEDEEQRSSRESLVRITLDFLRRMKQEELAERLWSRISAGVCQQKLKCGLKKRFQSVFEGVSKAGESTFLNQIYTELHITEGGTAEVNEEHEVRQIETASRTADRAETSIRPGDIFKASPGRSQPIRTVLTKGVAGIGKTVLTQKFTLDWAEDKDNQDIHFTFPFTFRELNVLKEKKFSLVGLVHHFFTETKEAGICSFEDFQVVFILDGLDECRLPLDFQNTEFLTDVTESSSVDVLLTNLIRGKLLRSAHLWITTRPAAANQIPADCVDRVTEVRGFTDPQKEEYFRRRFREEEQASRIISHIKTSRSLHIMCHIPVFCWITATVLEKVLKSREGGELPKTLTQMYIHHLVVQAKVKKVKYDGGAATDPHWSPESREMIESLGKLAFEEMQKGNLIFYEPDLTECGIDLRAASVYSGMLTQIFREESGLYQDKVFCFIHLSLQEFLAALHVHQTFIKSGINLLEEQQQTSWWSNIWMQKPNLHHLHQRAVDEALKSPNGHLDLFLRFLLGLSLQTNQSLLQGLLTQTGSSSQTNQETVKYIKKKLSESLSAERSINLFHCLNELNDGSLVEEIQQFLRSGRLSTDKLSPAQWSALVFILLSSEEDLKEFDLKKYSVSEEALLKLLPVVKASNKALFSSCGLSERSCGALSSVLSSQSSSLTHLDLSNNDLQDSGVKLLSSGLESPHCKLEALRLSSCGLSERSCGALSSVLSSQSSSLTHLDLSNNDLQDSGVKLLSSGLESPHCKLEALRVDHGGEQWLKPGLRKYFCQLEVDTNSMSRNLKLSNNRKATRVEEGQPYPDHPDRFDFWYPQLLCRNDLSGRCYCEVEWSGKVFISVSYRGIKRRGYSKECVFGLNDQSWSLSCSDEGYNVWQSGRITSTSSSSSSSSSSSSSSSSGRVAVYVDCPAGSLSFFRVSSDSLVHLYTFNTTFSQPLSAGFTLWSSGSSVSLCPL